From the Microthrixaceae bacterium genome, one window contains:
- the proB gene encoding glutamate 5-kinase, whose protein sequence is MILVVKVGTSSITDDDGRLDREAIAKVCRELAAARAAGHQVVLVSSGAIAAGLPELGLSARHRPKDARTLQAVSAVGQARLMATYNECFDDIGGIVSGQVLLTADDFHNRSTYVQARETLTRLLELGAIPIINENDTLADDEIRYGDNDRIAALVAQLLGAELLVLLTDAPGLLTADPRIDAGASLIHDVLEFDHDLEALAGGSGTNRGSGGMATKLGAAKIASWSGVRTVIARAARPQVVADAIAAVDGVGTIVWPADRRLPARKVWIAFAVASNGRLHIDAGAVRALRADKSLLAPGITAIEGEFSKHDGVEVFGPDGELVAKGTVRVGSARLGERDRTGQGAAPHSRGVVIHKDDLVVF, encoded by the coding sequence ATGATTCTCGTCGTCAAGGTCGGAACCTCCTCCATCACCGACGACGACGGGCGACTCGATCGCGAGGCCATCGCCAAGGTGTGCCGCGAGCTCGCAGCGGCGCGCGCCGCCGGCCATCAGGTGGTGCTCGTGAGTTCCGGGGCCATCGCCGCCGGGTTGCCCGAACTCGGCCTCTCCGCGCGTCACCGACCGAAGGACGCACGCACGTTGCAGGCCGTCTCCGCGGTCGGTCAGGCGCGGTTGATGGCAACCTACAACGAGTGTTTCGACGACATCGGCGGGATCGTGTCCGGGCAGGTCCTGTTGACGGCGGACGACTTTCACAATCGCTCGACCTATGTGCAGGCCCGCGAGACGCTCACGCGGCTGCTCGAACTCGGTGCTATTCCGATCATCAACGAAAACGACACCCTGGCCGACGACGAGATCCGCTACGGCGACAATGACCGGATCGCGGCGCTGGTCGCCCAGTTGCTGGGTGCGGAACTACTGGTTCTGCTCACCGACGCTCCGGGCCTGCTCACCGCCGACCCGCGGATCGATGCCGGCGCCTCGCTCATCCACGATGTCTTGGAGTTCGACCACGACCTCGAGGCGCTCGCTGGCGGCTCGGGGACGAACCGGGGCAGCGGTGGCATGGCCACGAAGTTGGGCGCCGCGAAGATCGCGTCGTGGAGCGGGGTCCGCACGGTCATCGCGCGTGCTGCTCGGCCGCAGGTGGTGGCGGACGCTATCGCCGCAGTCGACGGGGTCGGCACGATCGTGTGGCCGGCCGACCGGCGGCTTCCGGCTCGAAAGGTCTGGATTGCGTTCGCCGTCGCGTCGAACGGTCGCCTTCACATCGACGCGGGCGCGGTTCGAGCGTTGCGGGCCGACAAGTCGTTACTCGCGCCCGGGATCACCGCCATCGAGGGCGAGTTCTCCAAGCACGACGGGGTCGAGGTGTTCGGTCCCGACGGCGAACTGGTCGCCAAGGGCACGGTGCGGGTCGGCTCGGCCAGGCTCGGCGAACGCGATCGCACGGGTCAGGGTGCCGCCCCCCACTCGCGTGGCGTGGTCATTCACAAAGACGACCTCGTCGTATTCTGA
- a CDS encoding PspA/IM30 family protein, producing MLQTLKKWWKYLGAKLNMSFNEKADPKVQLEQAIIQAQDQHRRLKEQATNVIANQKLTEKQLNDKMAELETLNGQARQAVLMADEATRAGQSDKALEYTHAAEAFANRLIALESEVDSLKAMALQAAERSDQAKAAVQQNSANLQRQLAERQKLLSQLDQAKMQEQMNVAMSSLSETVGQEVPTLSEISAKIDERYAKAMAGAELQGATVESRMLEVQQAAVNVEAQARLEKLRSELGISGSAGSAGSADQAATAPAASTGEAPQPDGEAVAQPQAFPAAE from the coding sequence ATGCTGCAGACCCTCAAGAAGTGGTGGAAATACCTCGGTGCGAAGTTGAACATGTCGTTCAACGAAAAGGCCGACCCGAAGGTGCAACTCGAACAGGCGATCATCCAGGCCCAAGACCAGCATCGCCGGTTGAAGGAGCAGGCAACCAACGTCATCGCCAACCAGAAGCTCACCGAAAAGCAGCTCAACGACAAGATGGCCGAGCTGGAAACCCTCAACGGGCAGGCTCGTCAAGCCGTGCTGATGGCCGATGAGGCGACCCGAGCGGGACAAAGCGACAAGGCGCTCGAATACACCCATGCCGCCGAGGCATTCGCCAATCGCCTCATCGCACTCGAAAGCGAGGTCGACAGCCTCAAGGCCATGGCACTGCAGGCCGCCGAGCGTTCCGATCAGGCCAAGGCCGCCGTGCAGCAAAACAGCGCCAACCTGCAGCGCCAGCTCGCCGAACGTCAGAAGCTGCTGAGCCAGCTCGACCAGGCGAAGATGCAGGAACAGATGAACGTCGCCATGAGTTCGCTGTCCGAAACCGTCGGCCAGGAAGTGCCGACCCTCAGCGAGATCAGCGCCAAGATCGACGAACGCTACGCCAAGGCCATGGCCGGCGCCGAGCTCCAGGGCGCCACGGTCGAGTCGCGCATGCTCGAAGTGCAACAGGCCGCGGTCAACGTCGAGGCTCAGGCCCGTCTCGAGAAGCTGCGTTCGGAGTTGGGCATTTCCGGCTCGGCAGGCTCGGCAGGCTCGGCAGACCAGGCCGCGACTGCACCGGCGGCATCGACCGGCGAAGCGCCGCAACCCGACGGTGAAGCCGTGGCGCAGCCCCAGGCGTTCCCCGCGGCCGAGTAG
- the obgE gene encoding GTPase ObgE: MSNFVDEAALNVKAGDGGAGCVSFRREAHTPKGGPDGGDGGRGGDIWLLADRNVASLLAFRDYPHRKATSGKHGSGARKHGASGDDLTVHVPEGTVVKDRDGSVLADLVHHGDRWLAAEGGRGGKGNARFLSNRRRAPSFAEQGEVGEEKWVWMELKLMADVALVGLPNVGKSTLISRISAAKPKIADYPFTTLVPNLGVVRTDDDFEMIVADIPGLIEGAAEGKGLGHQFLRHIERARVLAILVDLASVAELDPERQEEILLAELGRYQPDLLLRERVLLGARADLADPDTIDAFDGHVISSVTGRGVAEVIGKFRQAVELARSEIEEPEAYAVYRPVPEGIRVGRNSYGEWEVIGREALRAVAVSDLTNPDALDYVHDRLGALGVDKALARAGARNGDVVNIGPMSFEYESGDEVNFADGGR, from the coding sequence GTGTCCAACTTTGTCGACGAGGCCGCCCTCAACGTGAAAGCCGGCGACGGCGGCGCCGGGTGCGTGTCCTTTCGTCGTGAGGCCCACACCCCCAAAGGCGGCCCCGACGGCGGTGACGGCGGTCGCGGCGGCGACATCTGGCTGCTCGCCGACCGCAACGTCGCATCCCTGCTTGCGTTTCGCGACTATCCCCACCGTAAGGCCACCAGCGGCAAGCACGGGTCGGGGGCTCGCAAGCACGGCGCCTCGGGCGACGACCTGACCGTGCACGTCCCGGAAGGCACCGTCGTGAAGGATCGCGACGGTTCGGTCTTGGCCGACCTTGTGCATCACGGCGACCGCTGGCTCGCGGCGGAGGGGGGCCGCGGCGGCAAGGGCAACGCGAGGTTCCTGTCGAATCGCCGCCGTGCGCCGAGCTTCGCCGAGCAAGGCGAGGTGGGCGAGGAGAAATGGGTGTGGATGGAGTTGAAGCTGATGGCCGACGTGGCCCTCGTCGGATTGCCGAACGTCGGCAAGTCGACGCTCATCAGCCGTATCTCCGCCGCCAAGCCCAAGATCGCCGACTACCCGTTCACCACCCTGGTGCCCAACCTCGGGGTCGTTCGAACCGACGACGACTTCGAAATGATCGTCGCCGACATACCCGGCCTGATCGAGGGCGCGGCGGAGGGCAAGGGGCTCGGCCATCAGTTCCTGCGTCACATCGAACGGGCCCGCGTGCTGGCGATCCTCGTCGACCTTGCCTCGGTGGCCGAACTCGACCCTGAACGACAAGAGGAGATCCTCCTCGCAGAACTGGGTCGCTACCAGCCCGATCTGTTGTTGCGCGAACGGGTGTTGCTCGGCGCTCGGGCAGATCTCGCCGACCCCGACACGATCGACGCGTTCGACGGCCACGTCATCAGTTCCGTCACCGGCCGCGGCGTGGCGGAGGTCATCGGCAAGTTTCGTCAGGCCGTCGAACTGGCCCGGTCCGAGATCGAGGAGCCCGAGGCCTACGCCGTGTATCGGCCGGTGCCCGAGGGCATTCGTGTCGGCCGCAACAGCTACGGCGAGTGGGAGGTGATCGGCCGTGAAGCCTTGCGGGCGGTCGCCGTTTCAGACCTCACCAATCCCGACGCCCTCGATTATGTTCACGACCGCCTCGGCGCGTTGGGGGTCGACAAGGCGCTGGCCCGGGCGGGTGCGCGAAATGGCGACGTGGTGAACATCGGTCCCATGAGCTTCGAATATGAGTCAGGCGATGAGGTGAACTTCGCCGACGGTGGACGATGA
- the rplU gene encoding 50S ribosomal protein L21, whose protein sequence is MYAVIKTGGKQYRVAEGDRVQVERLGEPGSDVSLTPVLVVDGDTTLATPEQLKGASVSARIVDETKGPKINGFTYKNKSNNRRRWGHRQTLATIEITGITKG, encoded by the coding sequence ATGTACGCAGTAATCAAGACCGGTGGTAAGCAATACCGCGTGGCCGAGGGCGATCGCGTCCAGGTCGAACGCCTGGGCGAGCCCGGCAGCGACGTGTCCCTCACGCCGGTGCTGGTCGTCGACGGCGACACCACCCTCGCAACGCCCGAACAGCTGAAGGGCGCATCGGTTTCGGCTCGCATCGTCGACGAGACCAAGGGCCCCAAGATCAACGGGTTCACCTACAAGAACAAGTCGAACAACCGGCGCCGCTGGGGTCACCGTCAGACGTTGGCCACCATCGAGATCACCGGCATCACGAAGGGCTGA
- a CDS encoding HD domain-containing protein: MASRIAAPTRRAEHWASTMSGQSADDAAVRHAHADGFHRLTPPKPMTRERREALEAETLATGATLASGAGRRELDESPDDFRTCFERDRDRILHGTTAFRRLAGKTQVFIFPEDHQRTRLTHALEVAQVATAVARAVGLNVALAEAIALGHDCGHGPGGHASEDAFTPYLDGGYDHAVWGADVVLRPLNLCVETLDGIRNHSWSRPTPMTPEGEVVSWADRIAYVCHDFEDAVHTGIVTEDQLPDLVAQRCGSTRKQQLNTFVSAMVNTICETGHIGMDESNAEALAAFRRFNYERIYMRPASVAQSESVIRVLRALVEYFADRPNTLPLDGLEGSLPSDRPLHPAGSSEALVDAVTYVAGMTDRFAFNAAITSLGWDRSALPFGVGVF, translated from the coding sequence ATGGCCTCTCGCATCGCTGCACCCACTCGACGTGCCGAACACTGGGCATCCACCATGTCCGGGCAATCAGCCGACGACGCGGCGGTGCGTCACGCTCACGCCGACGGGTTTCACCGGCTCACGCCTCCGAAACCGATGACCCGTGAGCGGCGCGAAGCACTTGAGGCCGAGACACTCGCAACAGGAGCCACCCTTGCCAGCGGCGCTGGCCGCCGCGAGCTCGACGAGTCCCCCGACGATTTCCGGACGTGTTTCGAACGCGACCGAGACCGGATCCTGCACGGAACGACCGCTTTCCGGCGTCTCGCCGGCAAGACCCAGGTGTTCATCTTTCCCGAGGATCACCAGCGCACACGCCTGACCCATGCGCTCGAGGTCGCACAGGTCGCCACGGCGGTGGCCCGGGCCGTCGGGCTGAACGTTGCCCTCGCCGAGGCGATCGCCCTCGGACACGACTGCGGGCACGGCCCTGGCGGGCACGCATCTGAAGATGCGTTCACTCCGTACCTCGACGGAGGCTACGACCACGCTGTCTGGGGCGCGGACGTCGTGTTGCGCCCGCTCAACCTGTGCGTCGAAACCCTCGACGGAATTCGAAACCACAGCTGGTCCCGCCCGACGCCGATGACCCCGGAGGGTGAGGTCGTCAGCTGGGCCGACCGAATCGCCTATGTCTGCCACGACTTCGAAGACGCAGTGCACACTGGAATCGTCACCGAGGACCAACTCCCCGACCTCGTCGCTCAGCGCTGCGGCTCGACACGCAAACAACAGCTGAACACGTTCGTCTCCGCGATGGTGAACACGATCTGCGAGACGGGACACATCGGCATGGACGAGTCGAACGCCGAGGCCTTGGCGGCGTTTCGGCGTTTCAACTACGAGCGGATCTACATGCGTCCGGCCTCGGTCGCGCAGTCCGAATCGGTGATCCGCGTGCTGCGGGCCCTCGTCGAATACTTCGCAGATCGACCCAACACCCTGCCGCTCGACGGGCTCGAGGGATCGCTGCCCTCCGACCGGCCGCTGCACCCGGCTGGCTCCTCTGAGGCGCTCGTCGACGCGGTCACCTATGTCGCTGGCATGACCGACCGGTTCGCGTTCAATGCGGCCATCACCTCACTGGGCTGGGACCGTTCGGCGCTTCCCTTCGGCGTTGGCGTGTTCTGA
- a CDS encoding pilus assembly protein yields the protein MRELRRLSRSQRGAVVVESALILPVFLIVIFATMEFGLAFRTYLTMSSAARDSVRHAATMGRDPEADFQVLYEAMHTLDVVGGGNVSKIVIFKATGPDSTTASGALAACRTASVTNLCNTYSGTGLQANPADFGCGPTALDRFWCPSNRKVAVSDPPDYVGIYIEVDHQGITGVIGMTRTFSDEIVMRLEPVRT from the coding sequence ATGCGAGAACTGCGCAGACTTTCGCGTTCGCAACGCGGCGCCGTCGTGGTCGAATCGGCGCTAATTCTGCCCGTGTTCCTGATCGTCATCTTCGCGACGATGGAGTTCGGGCTGGCGTTTCGCACGTACCTGACCATGTCGTCGGCCGCTCGTGACTCGGTGCGCCACGCCGCAACCATGGGCAGGGACCCCGAGGCGGATTTCCAGGTACTGTACGAGGCCATGCACACCCTCGACGTCGTCGGTGGTGGCAACGTCAGCAAGATCGTGATCTTCAAGGCGACCGGACCCGACTCGACGACCGCATCCGGGGCGCTCGCCGCGTGTCGCACGGCATCGGTGACCAATCTGTGCAACACCTATTCCGGCACGGGCCTGCAGGCGAACCCAGCGGACTTCGGCTGCGGCCCGACCGCGCTCGACCGGTTCTGGTGTCCTTCGAACCGCAAGGTCGCGGTGTCGGACCCGCCGGACTACGTGGGGATCTACATCGAGGTGGATCACCAGGGGATCACCGGGGTGATCGGAATGACTCGAACCTTCAGCGATGAGATCGTCATGCGGCTCGAACCGGTGCGGACATGA
- the rpmA gene encoding 50S ribosomal protein L27, producing the protein MSKTKGGGSTKNGRDSESKRLGVKVYDGGVVTAGSIIVRQRGTKFYPGVNVGRGGDDTLFALSNGKVKFGTRKGKKLVDVLTD; encoded by the coding sequence ATGTCAAAGACCAAGGGCGGCGGCTCAACCAAGAACGGTCGCGATTCCGAGTCGAAGCGACTCGGCGTGAAGGTGTACGACGGCGGCGTCGTCACCGCCGGATCCATCATCGTGCGCCAACGCGGCACCAAGTTCTACCCCGGCGTGAACGTCGGCCGCGGTGGCGACGACACGCTGTTCGCACTGTCGAACGGCAAGGTGAAGTTCGGCACCCGCAAGGGTAAGAAGCTCGTCGACGTCCTCACGGACTGA
- a CDS encoding Tad domain-containing protein, which yields MSVATGLRSVIRRRESVRPIGTRSRRRRGERGYVLAFTAIIMLPLLAITGMATDVGAWYDQGASLQKAADASALAGVVWLPDFAKAKQVALDTAEANGFSDSDPNITVQVQQLTRTDLKVEITNSDAPVFFSRFFLNTVTIRRNAIGTYVLPVPMGSPKNFFGTGDMAPAADRENMWAALNARCSPREQGDPFGSEYLNGWNGSAFFCPADPNPNYVDSPGDQYEYMIYAPPGRTQPLVVHLYHPSVSGTEPGGLSAGGTPWSTRFRIYAPDNTPFDDADNPLATCTGSGETNPRTYSGAVSGTVSNWSGSTWSRFCTIPVSAPSGYYKLGVRNDDANTDARSNPNTYSVLASYNGNGVRCDQRTDALCPTVQGRDWMSIYASVTSTAASFFLADVGSEHAGKQLEITLFDPGEGGQTIEILDPNGNPVRMDYYTTDGVFSANNVASIDVSGNSFPQSGRLSAYKFNDRYLVITVDLPNNYAATYGANTWWKVRYKFGGSNVNDRTTWSVRVIGDPVHLSD from the coding sequence ATGTCGGTCGCCACCGGTCTGAGGTCAGTGATTCGGCGCCGCGAGTCGGTCCGTCCGATCGGAACGCGTTCGCGACGTCGCCGCGGTGAGCGCGGTTACGTGTTGGCCTTCACCGCCATCATCATGTTGCCGCTGCTGGCCATCACCGGCATGGCCACCGACGTGGGCGCCTGGTACGACCAGGGGGCCAGCCTGCAAAAGGCCGCCGACGCGTCGGCGTTGGCCGGAGTCGTGTGGTTGCCCGATTTTGCGAAGGCGAAGCAGGTCGCGCTCGATACCGCCGAGGCCAACGGGTTCAGCGACAGCGATCCCAACATCACCGTCCAGGTGCAACAGCTGACCAGAACCGACCTCAAGGTGGAGATCACCAACTCGGACGCGCCGGTGTTCTTCTCGCGCTTCTTTTTGAACACGGTGACCATCCGGCGCAACGCGATCGGCACTTATGTGCTGCCGGTTCCGATGGGGAGCCCGAAGAATTTCTTCGGTACGGGGGATATGGCCCCGGCGGCCGACCGCGAGAACATGTGGGCGGCCCTCAACGCGAGGTGTTCGCCGCGTGAACAGGGTGACCCCTTTGGGTCCGAGTATCTCAACGGGTGGAATGGATCGGCGTTCTTTTGCCCGGCCGACCCCAACCCCAACTACGTCGATTCCCCCGGGGATCAGTACGAATACATGATCTATGCCCCGCCGGGACGCACCCAGCCCCTGGTGGTGCACCTGTATCACCCGAGCGTGTCGGGTACAGAACCAGGCGGTCTGAGCGCCGGGGGGACGCCGTGGTCGACGCGCTTTCGGATCTACGCTCCCGACAACACGCCGTTCGACGACGCCGACAACCCGCTCGCGACGTGCACCGGCTCCGGTGAAACCAACCCGCGAACCTACAGCGGTGCGGTGAGCGGAACGGTGTCAAACTGGTCCGGATCGACCTGGTCCCGGTTCTGCACGATCCCGGTGTCGGCGCCGTCGGGCTACTACAAGCTCGGCGTGCGTAACGACGACGCCAACACCGACGCGAGAAGCAACCCCAACACCTACTCGGTGCTCGCGTCCTACAACGGCAACGGCGTGCGTTGCGATCAGCGAACCGACGCACTGTGCCCGACGGTGCAGGGTCGCGACTGGATGTCGATCTACGCATCGGTCACCTCGACCGCGGCGAGCTTCTTCCTGGCCGACGTCGGTTCGGAACACGCCGGCAAACAGCTCGAAATCACCCTGTTCGACCCGGGTGAGGGCGGTCAGACGATCGAGATTCTCGATCCCAACGGCAACCCGGTGCGGATGGACTACTACACGACCGACGGCGTGTTCTCCGCCAACAACGTCGCGTCGATCGATGTGTCGGGCAACTCGTTTCCGCAGTCGGGCCGCCTCAGCGCGTACAAGTTCAACGATCGATATCTGGTGATCACCGTCGACCTGCCGAACAACTACGCCGCGACCTACGGCGCCAACACGTGGTGGAAGGTTCGCTACAAATTCGGCGGTTCGAACGTCAACGACCGCACGACCTGGTCGGTCCGTGTGATCGGCGACCCGGTCCACCTCTCGGACTGA
- a CDS encoding pilus assembly protein, whose product MIGQRRRSAASRRRSALRGRRERGAVLVETALILPMLLMIALAVLDLGLAWRASMTVTSAARAGARVSSNLGTSWSTDRNALMSIDAALGAIDNGDVVAISIFRSSSADGTVPPACITASARSAGGNAAARCNTYTGADLGNVGALSFPSSCSGRHQFYCPSTRQNRQGAVGGPDYVGVYVEIAHPTMTRLFGSTMSISETAVMRVEPNAGA is encoded by the coding sequence ATGATCGGGCAGCGTCGTCGATCCGCAGCGTCGCGTCGTCGGAGCGCCTTGCGAGGGCGTCGGGAGCGCGGGGCGGTGTTGGTGGAAACCGCACTGATTCTGCCCATGCTGTTGATGATCGCGCTTGCGGTGCTCGACCTCGGGCTGGCCTGGCGGGCTTCGATGACGGTGACCAGCGCGGCCCGCGCGGGAGCCCGGGTCTCGTCGAATCTCGGAACCTCGTGGAGCACCGACCGCAATGCGCTGATGTCGATCGACGCGGCCCTCGGTGCCATCGATAACGGCGACGTCGTGGCGATCTCGATTTTCCGCTCCAGTTCCGCCGACGGAACGGTTCCGCCGGCCTGCATCACGGCATCGGCCCGCTCCGCCGGTGGAAATGCCGCGGCGCGGTGCAACACCTACACCGGGGCCGATCTCGGCAATGTCGGGGCATTGTCGTTTCCTTCGTCGTGTTCGGGCCGTCACCAGTTCTATTGCCCGTCGACCCGCCAGAACCGCCAGGGTGCGGTCGGCGGACCTGACTACGTCGGGGTGTATGTCGAAATCGCCCATCCCACCATGACCAGGTTGTTCGGTTCGACGATGTCGATCAGCGAAACCGCCGTCATGCGGGTTGAACCGAACGCAGGAGCATGA
- a CDS encoding Rne/Rng family ribonuclease, with the protein MSETEPNAEALNAPLIPKIPPPAPPKPPTGRPVDIGEPPPGGGAPSSASTGGTDDAIVGEPLSASAKRRRRRNRGGGAAGGGAQGQGQSPAQGQGQKQGQGQGHKQGQGQSGRPPQGDATASGASKGAAAGSATGLGSSEPDTDGRSDGGGESKTQGQGQAKKGGSRNRNRSRNRNRAAQPVEAVLTDEDGPLDIDPKSLKKRQGKSRNGRAVGRYQMNVHVDSAGHTHIAVLEGRSLLEHYVSRPADDVSQIHGNIYLGRVENVLPGMEAAFIDIATPKNAVLYRGDITRDADDVEVADDARIEDVLKPKQLILCQVTKNPIGHKGARLTQEVSLPGRFVVLVPNSKTYGISKRLSDQERRRLRGILDRVKPEQHGVIVRTAAENVTSEEIERDVTRLLKQWEQIEALAAKQKRPALLYREPDMAVRVIREEFNEDYRAVIIDDAALHRDVHDYVSAISPATADRVQFYNPKAEKLPLFERYQITEQLRKALDRKVWLPSGGSLIIEHTEALTVIDVNTGRNVGSSSLEETVFRNNLEAAVEIARQLRLRDIGGIIVIDFIDMEIKPNRDELVRTFKEALARDKTRTQVFAVSDLGLVEMTRKRIGEGLLESFAEQCSVCNGRGVVLSSAVAGID; encoded by the coding sequence ATGTCCGAAACCGAACCGAATGCCGAAGCGCTCAATGCGCCGTTGATCCCCAAGATTCCGCCGCCAGCACCTCCGAAACCACCGACGGGAAGGCCCGTGGATATCGGCGAGCCTCCCCCCGGCGGTGGCGCACCGTCGTCGGCGAGCACCGGCGGAACTGACGACGCCATCGTCGGCGAACCCCTCAGCGCGTCGGCGAAGCGTCGGCGCCGCCGCAATCGCGGTGGCGGTGCAGCTGGTGGTGGCGCACAAGGCCAGGGGCAGTCTCCGGCTCAGGGTCAAGGCCAAAAACAAGGCCAGGGCCAGGGCCACAAGCAGGGTCAAGGCCAATCAGGGCGGCCGCCACAGGGCGACGCCACAGCGTCCGGTGCGTCGAAGGGTGCGGCCGCGGGATCAGCGACGGGTTTGGGCTCGTCGGAGCCGGATACTGACGGTCGAAGCGACGGCGGTGGCGAGAGCAAGACCCAGGGCCAGGGCCAGGCGAAGAAGGGTGGGTCGCGCAACCGAAATCGGTCACGAAACCGCAACCGCGCCGCGCAACCGGTCGAGGCGGTTCTCACCGACGAGGACGGTCCGCTCGATATCGACCCCAAGTCGTTGAAGAAGCGCCAAGGTAAGAGCCGCAATGGGCGCGCCGTCGGCCGATACCAGATGAACGTGCACGTCGATTCGGCGGGGCACACCCACATCGCGGTTCTTGAAGGGCGTTCGCTGCTGGAGCACTACGTCAGCCGTCCAGCCGATGACGTGAGCCAGATTCACGGCAATATCTACCTGGGCAGGGTCGAGAATGTGCTTCCGGGAATGGAAGCGGCCTTCATCGATATCGCGACGCCGAAGAACGCCGTGTTGTACCGCGGCGACATCACCCGCGACGCCGATGACGTCGAAGTGGCGGATGACGCTCGCATCGAGGACGTGTTGAAGCCCAAACAGCTCATCTTGTGTCAGGTGACCAAGAACCCCATCGGGCACAAGGGCGCTCGACTGACCCAGGAGGTGTCGCTTCCGGGCCGATTCGTGGTGCTGGTTCCCAACTCGAAGACCTACGGAATCTCCAAGCGACTGTCGGATCAGGAGCGCCGACGCCTGCGCGGGATTCTCGATCGGGTCAAGCCCGAACAGCACGGGGTCATCGTTCGCACGGCCGCCGAGAACGTGACCTCCGAGGAGATCGAACGCGACGTCACCCGTTTGCTGAAGCAGTGGGAACAGATCGAAGCCCTCGCCGCCAAGCAGAAGCGCCCAGCGCTGTTGTATCGCGAGCCGGACATGGCGGTGCGGGTCATTCGCGAAGAATTCAACGAGGACTACCGGGCGGTCATCATCGATGATGCAGCGCTGCACCGTGACGTCCACGACTACGTCTCGGCGATCTCTCCAGCCACCGCCGACCGGGTTCAGTTCTACAACCCGAAGGCCGAAAAGCTGCCGTTGTTCGAGCGCTATCAGATCACCGAACAGTTGCGGAAGGCGCTCGATCGGAAGGTCTGGTTGCCGTCCGGCGGATCGCTGATCATCGAACACACCGAGGCCCTCACGGTGATCGACGTCAACACCGGCCGCAACGTCGGGTCGTCCTCGCTCGAGGAGACGGTGTTTCGCAACAACCTCGAGGCGGCGGTCGAAATTGCGCGTCAGCTTCGACTCCGCGACATTGGTGGGATCATCGTGATCGATTTCATCGACATGGAGATCAAGCCGAATCGCGACGAACTGGTCAGGACCTTCAAGGAGGCGCTGGCCCGCGACAAGACCCGCACGCAGGTCTTCGCCGTCAGCGACCTTGGGTTGGTTGAGATGACTCGAAAGCGAATCGGTGAAGGTCTGCTCGAGAGCTTCGCCGAACAGTGTTCCGTGTGTAACGGGCGTGGCGTTGTGCTGTCGTCCGCCGTCGCGGGCATCGACTAG
- a CDS encoding TIGR03936 family radical SAM-associated protein, producing the protein MKLRVRYTKVGKVRFLGNLDLARNWERAIRRAGLPVAYSEGFSPRPKLHYGLALPMGAESLAEYLDVGLRDDIELDGVADALSAAMPVGIEVTDVADVPSDSIALQAVVEHCTWRFDFDDTTSEVLADAAQRLLERDEVLLTFERKGKPITENVRPAVLDLSVTTPPRHGVASLLATIATKPRSIRPSEFLTCLALEGDAPRISRIEQWMTIDGHPAPLTMAGAPAVGASGP; encoded by the coding sequence GTGAAGCTGCGCGTTCGGTACACCAAAGTGGGCAAGGTTCGGTTCCTCGGCAATCTCGACCTGGCCAGGAACTGGGAACGGGCCATCCGCCGCGCCGGATTGCCGGTGGCCTACAGTGAGGGCTTCTCGCCCCGCCCGAAACTGCACTACGGACTCGCGCTTCCCATGGGGGCCGAGTCCTTGGCGGAATACCTCGACGTCGGCCTGCGGGACGACATCGAACTTGATGGAGTCGCCGACGCGTTGAGCGCGGCGATGCCGGTCGGGATCGAGGTGACCGATGTCGCCGACGTCCCGTCCGATTCCATCGCCCTCCAGGCGGTGGTCGAACACTGCACCTGGAGATTCGACTTCGACGACACCACGTCGGAGGTGCTCGCAGATGCGGCACAACGCCTGTTGGAGCGCGACGAGGTCCTGTTGACCTTCGAACGCAAGGGCAAGCCCATCACCGAAAACGTCCGTCCGGCAGTGCTGGACCTGAGTGTGACGACCCCGCCGCGCCATGGCGTGGCCTCCCTCTTGGCGACCATCGCCACCAAACCTCGCAGTATCCGACCGTCGGAGTTTCTGACGTGCCTCGCCCTCGAGGGCGACGCGCCACGGATCAGCCGAATCGAACAATGGATGACCATCGACGGTCACCCGGCGCCCTTGACCATGGCGGGCGCGCCGGCCGTCGGAGCCAGTGGACCATGA